In Marinicauda algicola, one DNA window encodes the following:
- a CDS encoding cytochrome c oxidase subunit I → MTDPSQERPSRSENFWTARETALSWFLTTDHKRVAVLYALTLIATFALGSVGAAIVRLELITPAGDLVSAEAYNRAFTLHGIVMVFFFLVPLIPATLGNFLLPLMLGAKDLAFPRLNLASWYVFVIGAGLAVAAIAMGGLETGWTFYTPLSSVYADGYVTLAILGVFVSGFASIFTGINFIVTTHTLRAPGMGWFQMPLFVWGMYATSLVMVLATPVLAVTLLLVIAERAFGIGVFDPAIGGDPLLFQHLFWFYSHPAVYIMILPALGVMSELVTAGSHNRIFGYRFVAFSSIAIAVLSFLVWGHHMFTSGQSMYGGIVFSFLSFLVAVPSAVKAYNWAATLYKGRITLNTPFLYALSFIGLFVFGGLTGLVLASIAVDVHVHDTYFVVAHFHYIMVGAAVTAFMGGLHFWWPKITGRLFNESLGRFSAVMLFLGFNLTFFPQFVLGYLGMPRRYHEYDPDLQIWNVLSSAGVPMLAVGYGLPLLYLGWSLKIGEKAGRNPWNAAGLEWTTTSPPPEHNFPEPPEWEGPAYPYPVGETEEPQVQEEAQPKPEREA, encoded by the coding sequence ATGACCGATCCCAGCCAGGAGCGTCCGAGCCGGTCGGAAAATTTCTGGACCGCGAGGGAGACCGCCCTTTCCTGGTTCCTCACCACCGACCACAAGCGCGTGGCGGTGCTCTACGCGCTCACCCTGATCGCGACGTTCGCCCTCGGCTCGGTCGGGGCGGCGATCGTGCGCCTGGAACTGATCACGCCGGCGGGCGACCTGGTCTCGGCGGAGGCCTACAACCGGGCCTTCACCCTGCACGGCATCGTCATGGTGTTCTTCTTCCTCGTCCCGCTGATCCCGGCGACGCTCGGCAATTTCCTCCTGCCGCTGATGCTGGGCGCGAAGGACCTCGCCTTCCCGCGCCTGAACCTGGCGAGCTGGTATGTCTTCGTCATCGGGGCGGGGCTCGCCGTCGCCGCCATCGCGATGGGCGGGCTGGAGACGGGCTGGACCTTCTACACCCCGCTATCGTCCGTATACGCCGACGGCTATGTGACGCTCGCCATACTCGGGGTCTTCGTCTCCGGCTTCGCCTCGATCTTCACCGGCATCAACTTCATCGTCACCACCCACACGCTGCGCGCGCCGGGCATGGGCTGGTTCCAGATGCCGCTCTTCGTTTGGGGCATGTACGCGACGAGCCTCGTCATGGTGCTGGCAACGCCGGTGCTGGCCGTCACCCTGCTGCTCGTCATCGCCGAGCGGGCCTTCGGGATCGGCGTGTTCGACCCGGCCATCGGCGGCGACCCGCTGCTGTTCCAGCACCTGTTCTGGTTCTACTCCCACCCGGCGGTCTACATCATGATCCTGCCCGCGCTGGGGGTTATGAGCGAGCTCGTCACGGCCGGCTCTCACAACCGCATCTTCGGCTACAGGTTCGTCGCCTTCTCCTCGATCGCCATCGCGGTACTGAGCTTCCTGGTGTGGGGCCACCACATGTTCACCTCCGGACAGTCCATGTACGGAGGGATCGTCTTTTCCTTCCTCAGCTTCCTCGTCGCGGTGCCGAGCGCGGTGAAGGCCTACAACTGGGCCGCGACGCTCTACAAGGGGCGGATCACGCTGAACACGCCCTTCCTGTATGCGCTGAGCTTCATCGGCCTGTTCGTGTTCGGCGGGCTGACCGGGCTGGTGCTGGCGTCCATCGCGGTCGACGTGCATGTCCACGACACCTATTTCGTCGTCGCCCACTTCCACTACATCATGGTCGGCGCGGCGGTGACCGCCTTCATGGGCGGGCTGCATTTCTGGTGGCCGAAGATCACCGGCCGGCTGTTCAACGAGAGCCTCGGCCGGTTCTCCGCGGTGATGCTCTTCCTCGGCTTCAACCTGACCTTCTTTCCCCAGTTCGTGCTCGGCTATCTCGGCATGCCGCGGCGCTATCACGAGTACGATCCCGACCTTCAGATCTGGAACGTGCTGTCCTCGGCCGGGGTGCCGATGCTCGCGGTCGGTTACGGCCTGCCGCTGCTCTATCTCGGCTGGTCGCTGAAGATCGGCGAGAAGGCGGGCAGGAACCCCTGGAACGCGGCAGGGCTGGAATGGACGACGACCTCGCCCCCGCCCGAGCACAATTTCCCCGAGCCGCCCGAGTGGGAGGGCCCGGCCTATCCCTACCCGGTCGGGGAGACCGAGGAGCCGCAGGTGCAGGAGGAAGCCCAGCCCAAGCCGGAGCGCGAGGCATGA
- a CDS encoding SulP family inorganic anion transporter, translating to MRLAFDTDALVRHIRTDWTGNIRGDLLAGLVVALALIPEAIAFSIIAGVDPKIGLYASFSIAVLIAFTGGRPGMISAATAATAVLMITLVKDHGLQYLLAATILAGVLQIAAGLARLGNLMRFVSRSVLTGFVNALAILIAMAQIPELIGVPMLTYPLVAAGLIIIYGFPRITTTIPSPLVCIVLLTGLALVFGWDVRTVGDMGALPDTLPVFLVPDIPFDLETLKIILPYSAAVAAVGLLESLLTAQIVDDLTDTPSDKNRECVGQGTANIVTGFLGGMAGCAMIGQSMINVKSGGRGRLSTFSAGIFLLILILVLGDLVARIPMAALVAIMLMVAIGTFSWSSVKNLKSHPWSSSAVMIATVAGVLLTHNLAIGVLIGVALSAVFFAWKVSNIFKVESALTGDGRARVYTVQGQLFFASSEDFLKSFDFKEALDHVTIDMSRAHVWDISSVQAVDLAVMKFRREGTEVALVGMNEASKTLVDRLGVHDRPDADTALPGH from the coding sequence ATGCGCCTTGCCTTCGACACCGACGCCCTGGTCCGCCACATCAGGACGGACTGGACCGGCAATATCCGCGGCGACCTCCTCGCCGGGCTCGTCGTGGCGCTGGCGCTGATCCCGGAGGCGATCGCGTTCTCCATCATCGCCGGGGTCGACCCCAAGATCGGGCTCTACGCCTCGTTCTCGATCGCGGTGCTGATCGCCTTCACCGGCGGACGCCCGGGCATGATCTCGGCGGCGACGGCGGCGACGGCCGTCCTCATGATCACGCTGGTGAAGGATCACGGCCTGCAATACCTGCTCGCCGCGACGATCCTCGCCGGCGTGCTGCAGATCGCGGCGGGGCTGGCGAGGCTCGGCAACCTGATGCGCTTCGTCTCGCGCTCGGTGCTGACCGGCTTCGTCAACGCGCTCGCCATCCTGATCGCCATGGCGCAGATCCCGGAACTGATCGGCGTGCCGATGCTGACCTATCCGCTCGTCGCGGCCGGGCTGATCATCATCTACGGCTTCCCCAGGATCACCACGACGATCCCCTCTCCGCTGGTGTGCATCGTGCTGCTGACGGGGCTCGCCCTGGTGTTCGGCTGGGACGTGAGGACGGTCGGGGACATGGGCGCGCTGCCCGACACCCTGCCGGTCTTCCTCGTTCCGGACATCCCGTTCGATCTGGAGACCCTGAAGATCATCCTCCCCTACTCGGCGGCCGTGGCCGCGGTGGGCCTGCTGGAATCCCTGCTGACCGCGCAGATCGTCGACGATCTCACCGATACGCCGAGCGACAAGAACCGCGAGTGCGTCGGCCAGGGCACGGCCAACATCGTCACCGGCTTTCTCGGCGGCATGGCGGGCTGCGCGATGATCGGCCAGTCCATGATCAACGTGAAATCGGGCGGGCGCGGGCGTCTGTCGACCTTCTCGGCCGGCATCTTCCTGCTGATCCTGATCCTGGTTCTGGGCGATCTCGTCGCGCGGATCCCGATGGCCGCCCTCGTCGCGATCATGCTGATGGTGGCGATCGGCACATTCTCCTGGTCCTCGGTGAAGAACCTGAAATCCCATCCCTGGAGCTCGAGCGCGGTGATGATCGCGACCGTGGCCGGCGTGCTGCTCACCCACAATCTCGCCATCGGCGTTCTGATCGGGGTCGCGCTCTCGGCGGTGTTCTTCGCCTGGAAGGTCTCGAACATCTTCAAGGTGGAGTCCGCGCTCACCGGCGACGGCCGGGCGCGGGTGTACACGGTGCAGGGCCAGCTCTTCTTCGCCTCCAGCGAGGACTTCCTGAAGAGCTTCGATTTCAAGGAGGCGCTCGACCATGTCACGATCGACATGAGCCGGGCCCATGTCTGGGACATCTCGAGCGTCCAGGCGGTCGACCTCGCCGTCATGAAATTCCGCCGCGAGGGCACCGAAGTCGCGCTCGTCGGCATGAACGAGGCGAGCAAGACGCTCGTCGACCGGCTCGGCGTGCACGATCGCCCCGATGCCGACACCGCCCTGCCCGGTCACTAG
- a CDS encoding cytochrome C oxidase subunit IV family protein, whose protein sequence is MADDDTTSFWPAETVSFLLVWAVLLGLLALTVAVSLVDIGAWNVVANIAIAALKAGLVMWIFMHLDAVRGVVRLVALGALLWVAILFALTLADYLTRPY, encoded by the coding sequence ATGGCCGACGACGACACGACCTCCTTCTGGCCGGCCGAGACGGTCAGCTTCCTCCTGGTCTGGGCGGTGCTGCTGGGACTGCTCGCACTCACCGTGGCGGTCTCGCTCGTCGATATCGGGGCGTGGAACGTCGTCGCCAACATCGCCATCGCCGCGCTCAAGGCGGGCCTGGTGATGTGGATCTTCATGCATCTCGACGCGGTGCGCGGCGTGGTCCGCCTCGTCGCGCTCGGCGCGCTCCTGTGGGTGGCGATCCTGTTCGCCCTGACCCTCGCGGACTACCTCACCCGGCCGTATTGA
- a CDS encoding universal stress protein, giving the protein MDRIIALIDASPYGESVCDHAAWVAQKTGFGVDLLHVVAHRPGAGAPLDLTGNLTLGARSRLMESLARHDEESAKLARERGRVLVDAARARLESAGLSGVQARLRTGDLLEAVREVEDGARVLILGKRGEHADFARLHLGSNLERVVRAAHRPVLVAARAFTTPQRALIAFDTGRSVAKAIDHIAKGRLFAGMTLHLLHAGEESTQVRSALEAAAEKLRAAGHSVETAIEPGEPEAVIAAHVGEAGADVLVMGAYGHSRIRNLIIGSTTTQMIRACKVPVLLFRPDTQE; this is encoded by the coding sequence GTGGACCGCATCATCGCCCTCATCGACGCCTCGCCCTATGGCGAAAGCGTGTGCGACCACGCCGCCTGGGTGGCGCAGAAGACCGGCTTCGGCGTCGATCTCCTGCACGTCGTCGCGCACCGGCCCGGCGCCGGCGCCCCGCTGGACCTGACCGGCAATCTCACGCTCGGCGCGCGCTCTCGGCTGATGGAAAGCCTCGCCCGCCACGACGAGGAGAGCGCCAAGCTCGCGCGCGAGCGCGGCCGCGTTCTGGTGGATGCGGCCAGGGCCCGTCTCGAATCGGCGGGACTCTCGGGCGTGCAGGCCCGCCTGCGCACCGGCGACCTGCTGGAAGCGGTCCGCGAGGTCGAGGACGGCGCGCGCGTGCTGATCCTGGGCAAGCGCGGCGAGCACGCCGATTTCGCGAGGCTGCACCTGGGCTCCAACCTCGAACGCGTCGTGCGCGCCGCGCACCGCCCGGTCCTCGTCGCCGCACGCGCCTTCACGACGCCGCAGCGCGCGCTGATCGCCTTCGATACAGGGCGCAGCGTCGCCAAGGCGATCGACCACATCGCGAAGGGCAGGCTGTTTGCCGGCATGACGCTGCATCTGCTGCACGCCGGCGAGGAGAGCACGCAGGTGCGCAGCGCCCTCGAGGCGGCCGCCGAAAAGCTGCGCGCGGCCGGCCATTCGGTGGAGACCGCCATCGAGCCCGGCGAGCCGGAAGCCGTGATCGCCGCCCATGTCGGCGAAGCCGGTGCGGATGTCCTGGTGATGGGCGCCTACGGCCACTCGCGCATCCGCAATCTGATCATCGGCTCGACGACGACGCAGATGATCCGGGCCTGCAAGGTGCCCGTCCTCCTGTTCCGGCCGGACACGCAGGAATAG
- a CDS encoding c-type cytochrome, with translation MSLRLLIAFPALILAACEMRMWEQDRLDTWEAETAEHGRLPPDGAIARGDLVHLELLENRPPMSLALVERGRTVFERTCAPCHGGYGDRAGIIVERGFPAPPSLHEARLRDAGPSYFVEVITNGYGAMYPYANRVEPSDRWAVAAYIQALQRVGEAREAEGAPGEATP, from the coding sequence ATGAGCCTGCGTCTCCTCATCGCCTTTCCTGCCCTGATCCTTGCCGCCTGCGAGATGCGCATGTGGGAGCAGGACCGGCTGGACACCTGGGAGGCGGAAACCGCCGAGCACGGACGCCTGCCGCCGGACGGGGCGATCGCGCGCGGCGACCTCGTCCATCTCGAGCTCCTCGAAAACCGCCCGCCGATGAGCCTCGCGCTCGTCGAGCGCGGCCGGACCGTGTTCGAGCGCACATGTGCGCCGTGTCACGGAGGTTACGGCGACCGGGCAGGGATAATCGTCGAGCGCGGCTTCCCTGCCCCGCCGAGCCTTCACGAGGCGCGCCTGCGCGACGCCGGCCCGTCATACTTCGTCGAGGTCATCACGAACGGCTACGGGGCCATGTATCCGTATGCGAACCGGGTCGAGCCGAGCGACCGCTGGGCGGTCGCGGCCTATATCCAGGCCCTGCAGCGCGTCGGCGAGGCGCGCGAGGCCGAAGGCGCGCCCGGGGAGGCGACGCCATGA
- a CDS encoding SCO family protein, with product MIAPLALALALAAAPERASAVSVEPETGAQLPEAARVETLDGPLVLGDLQGERPIAIAPVYFTCPTVCGLTEVQLARAFHEAGLSPGEDAQLLFLSFDPRDGAETAEAARERIAAASGSEASAAIRIGWGGEAEAVLDALGYQRFFDPQAAEFAHPAALAVLTPDGRVSRWLGPEGLTGDQLRRAIVEASNGGMGGVIERALLLCWRFDPTTGKYTPRVVLILQVLGALTVIALAGFILTHLRPR from the coding sequence ATGATCGCCCCGCTGGCCCTTGCCCTCGCCCTCGCCGCCGCGCCCGAGCGCGCCAGCGCCGTCTCCGTCGAGCCGGAGACCGGAGCGCAGCTGCCCGAAGCCGCACGGGTGGAAACGCTCGACGGCCCGCTCGTCCTTGGCGATCTGCAGGGCGAGCGGCCGATCGCCATCGCACCGGTCTATTTCACCTGTCCGACCGTGTGCGGACTGACCGAGGTGCAGCTCGCGCGCGCCTTCCATGAGGCCGGCCTCAGCCCTGGCGAGGACGCGCAGCTACTCTTCCTCAGCTTCGATCCGCGCGACGGCGCCGAGACGGCAGAGGCCGCGCGCGAGCGCATCGCCGCCGCGTCCGGGAGCGAGGCCAGTGCTGCCATACGTATCGGCTGGGGCGGGGAGGCCGAAGCCGTCCTCGACGCGCTCGGCTACCAGCGCTTCTTCGATCCTCAAGCCGCGGAGTTCGCCCACCCGGCCGCGCTCGCCGTGCTCACGCCCGACGGCCGCGTCTCGCGCTGGCTCGGCCCGGAAGGGCTCACCGGCGATCAGCTGCGCCGGGCCATCGTCGAGGCCTCGAACGGCGGCATGGGCGGGGTCATCGAGCGCGCCCTTCTCCTGTGCTGGCGCTTCGATCCGACGACGGGGAAATACACCCCGCGCGTCGTCCTCATCCTGCAGGTCCTCGGCGCTCTGACCGTCATCGCGCTCGCCGGCTTCATTCTCACCCATCTGAGGCCGCGATGA
- a CDS encoding sulfite exporter TauE/SafE family protein has protein sequence MGKVGRFERGGLERTLATMRRLAPFLLWLALFYTAWLTLVVSGGLADEVAAHWPIAASMAAGSYFAGSTPMGGGTVGFPVLVLAFDAPAALGRNFALAVQSIGMVSASIYILASRKAVDWALLRWTLAGSLVATPLAAAFIAPVASDLFVKLLFAVVWCSFGVIHFLKLRAIVKPEGERIPEPALDRAIGLAIGLCGGVVAALTGVGIDMIVYAFLVLLYRSDIKVAIPTSVILMAATSLIGIGSNLALMGLDPSRYAIQPEVFYNWLAAAPVVALGAPLGALVVSRMPRAPTLLIVSGLCIAQYVWVLAEERVTGLPLAAALGGVLAMNALFLWLFRIGERREAKTHRPLAR, from the coding sequence ATGGGGAAGGTCGGGCGGTTCGAGCGCGGCGGCCTGGAACGCACGCTGGCAACAATGCGCCGTCTCGCGCCGTTCCTGCTCTGGCTCGCGCTGTTCTACACGGCGTGGCTCACGCTCGTGGTCTCGGGCGGCCTTGCAGACGAGGTCGCGGCGCACTGGCCGATCGCCGCCTCCATGGCGGCGGGCTCCTATTTCGCGGGCTCGACGCCGATGGGCGGCGGCACGGTGGGATTCCCCGTCCTGGTGCTGGCGTTCGACGCCCCGGCCGCGCTCGGGCGCAATTTCGCCCTCGCCGTGCAGTCGATCGGCATGGTCTCGGCTTCGATCTACATCCTGGCCTCGCGCAAGGCGGTCGACTGGGCGCTCCTGCGCTGGACGCTCGCGGGCTCGCTCGTGGCGACACCGCTCGCGGCGGCCTTCATCGCCCCCGTCGCGAGCGATCTCTTCGTCAAGCTGCTCTTCGCCGTGGTGTGGTGCAGCTTCGGCGTCATCCACTTCCTGAAATTGCGGGCCATCGTGAAGCCGGAAGGCGAGCGCATCCCCGAGCCGGCGCTCGACCGCGCGATCGGGCTGGCGATCGGGCTCTGCGGCGGCGTGGTCGCCGCGCTCACCGGCGTTGGCATCGACATGATCGTCTATGCCTTCCTCGTCCTGCTCTACCGCTCCGACATCAAGGTCGCGATCCCGACCTCGGTCATCCTGATGGCGGCGACCTCGCTCATCGGAATCGGCTCCAATCTCGCCCTCATGGGGCTGGATCCCTCCCGCTACGCCATTCAGCCGGAGGTCTTCTACAACTGGCTCGCCGCCGCGCCGGTCGTCGCGCTCGGCGCCCCGCTCGGCGCCCTGGTCGTCAGCCGCATGCCGCGCGCGCCGACCCTGCTGATCGTGTCGGGCCTGTGCATCGCGCAATATGTCTGGGTGCTCGCCGAGGAGCGCGTGACGGGCCTGCCGCTCGCCGCCGCGCTCGGCGGCGTGCTCGCGATGAACGCGCTCTTCCTCTGGCTCTTCCGCATCGGCGAGCGGCGCGAGGCGAAGACGCACCGCCCGCTCGCCCGGTAG
- a CDS encoding cytochrome c oxidase subunit 3, which produces MKRAADPSGLDPFEDAATRLKAQRMGMWLFLASEAMIFAGLFVSIAVVRVVWPDGAVEASARLDKGIGTANTAILLTSSLLVAIGSAAAKAQTPRKGLVAAAFAGAAGLGLAFLAIKTGIEYRHEFHAGLIPGAGPAFPIDTPGAELFFNLYLAATGLHAIHVAIGAAVLAGAALAVWRGWLKLPANAPEVEFCGLYWHLVDVIWIFLFPVLYLVN; this is translated from the coding sequence ATGAAAAGGGCCGCCGACCCGTCCGGCCTCGATCCGTTCGAGGACGCCGCCACCCGCCTGAAGGCACAGCGCATGGGCATGTGGCTGTTCCTGGCGAGCGAGGCGATGATCTTCGCCGGCCTGTTCGTGTCGATCGCCGTGGTGCGCGTGGTCTGGCCGGACGGCGCGGTGGAGGCCTCCGCGCGGCTCGACAAGGGGATCGGGACGGCCAACACCGCGATCCTGCTGACGTCCTCGCTGCTCGTCGCGATCGGCTCGGCCGCGGCGAAGGCGCAGACCCCGCGCAAAGGCCTCGTCGCCGCGGCCTTCGCCGGCGCGGCCGGGCTCGGCCTCGCCTTCCTGGCGATCAAGACCGGCATCGAGTACCGCCACGAATTCCACGCCGGCCTGATCCCCGGAGCCGGGCCGGCCTTCCCGATCGACACGCCGGGCGCGGAGCTGTTCTTCAATCTCTATCTCGCCGCGACGGGCCTGCACGCGATCCATGTCGCGATCGGCGCCGCCGTGCTCGCCGGGGCCGCCCTCGCGGTCTGGCGCGGCTGGCTGAAACTGCCCGCCAACGCGCCCGAGGTCGAGTTCTGCGGACTCTACTGGCACCTCGTGGACGTGATCTGGATCTTCCTCTTCCCCGTGCTCTACCTGGTGAACTGA
- the coxB gene encoding cytochrome c oxidase subunit II has protein sequence MRADGAIPVWPEAISAHADSVDALAIGFFALIWTLALPIGFAIVWFGWRYRRLNEDVDRKQRHHGLTWLELSWMIVPFLLALVFFTWSALLFRDLHRPPADAREVYAIGLQWMWKFEHPGGQREINTLHVPAGEPVRVIMNSQDVIHSLYLPELRIKQDVVPGRTTSLWFRADDPGSYSLRCAEYCGVSHSRMVGELVVMAPAAFEAWLAGTEAGLPLARAGEALFRELGCSGCHGANAAVRAPGLADLYRRPVPLASGETVIADERYLTDSILMPESQVVAGYEPVMPSFQDVVTESELVALVAYIKSLSGREGERE, from the coding sequence ATGAGAGCCGACGGCGCCATACCGGTCTGGCCGGAGGCGATCTCGGCCCATGCCGACAGCGTGGATGCGCTGGCGATCGGCTTCTTCGCCCTGATCTGGACGCTGGCCCTGCCGATCGGCTTCGCGATCGTCTGGTTCGGATGGCGCTATCGCCGGCTCAACGAGGATGTGGACCGCAAGCAGCGCCATCACGGCCTGACCTGGCTCGAACTGTCCTGGATGATCGTGCCCTTTCTGCTGGCGCTCGTCTTCTTCACGTGGTCGGCGCTCCTGTTTCGCGACCTGCACCGACCCCCGGCCGATGCGCGCGAGGTCTACGCGATCGGCCTGCAATGGATGTGGAAATTCGAGCATCCCGGCGGCCAGCGCGAGATCAACACGCTGCACGTGCCCGCCGGAGAACCGGTGCGCGTCATCATGAACAGCCAGGACGTGATCCACTCGCTCTACCTGCCGGAGCTGCGCATCAAGCAGGACGTGGTGCCCGGGCGCACGACGAGCCTGTGGTTCAGGGCCGACGATCCGGGCAGCTATTCCCTGCGCTGCGCGGAATACTGCGGGGTCAGCCATTCGCGCATGGTCGGCGAACTCGTGGTGATGGCACCGGCCGCGTTCGAGGCCTGGCTCGCCGGCACCGAGGCGGGCCTGCCTCTGGCGCGCGCGGGCGAGGCGCTGTTTCGCGAGCTCGGCTGCTCGGGCTGTCACGGGGCCAATGCGGCGGTACGCGCGCCCGGTCTCGCCGATCTCTATCGCCGCCCGGTGCCGCTGGCGAGCGGGGAGACCGTGATCGCGGACGAGCGCTATCTGACCGATTCCATCCTGATGCCGGAAAGCCAGGTCGTGGCCGGCTACGAGCCCGTCATGCCGAGCTTCCAGGACGTCGTCACCGAAAGCGAGCTCGTCGCGCTCGTCGCCTACATCAAGTCGCTGAGCGGGCGGGAGGGGGAACGCGAATGA